Proteins encoded together in one Kutzneria kofuensis window:
- the nthB gene encoding nitrile hydratase subunit beta — protein MDGVADMGGAPRWGPVHPPRRHEPVFGEPWQGRAFALAILSSRIACGGVNTDAFRHALERLDRAAYLGDGYYGRWLNGAELMLTERSILAPGAVEARARNLRGEHVDEPPIPEPDRPHYAPTAEGSLRAVDTVPAFAVGESVRARNMSVPGHTRLPGYIRGHVGVVESRQPAAVLPDTNAHFLGENPQHVYSVRFDSRELWGADADPFALTVELYESYLETIS, from the coding sequence GTGGACGGTGTTGCCGACATGGGAGGCGCCCCGAGGTGGGGCCCGGTGCATCCACCGAGACGCCATGAGCCCGTCTTCGGCGAACCCTGGCAGGGCCGGGCGTTCGCGCTGGCGATTCTGTCCAGCCGCATCGCCTGCGGCGGCGTCAACACGGACGCCTTCCGACACGCCCTGGAGCGCCTCGACCGAGCCGCCTACCTGGGCGACGGCTACTACGGGCGCTGGCTCAACGGCGCGGAGCTGATGCTCACCGAACGTTCCATCCTGGCACCCGGCGCCGTCGAGGCCCGCGCCCGCAACCTGCGTGGCGAACACGTCGACGAACCGCCGATCCCGGAACCCGACCGTCCCCACTACGCGCCGACAGCCGAGGGCTCGCTGCGGGCCGTGGACACCGTGCCCGCGTTCGCTGTCGGCGAGTCCGTGCGCGCCAGGAACATGTCGGTGCCCGGGCACACCCGGTTGCCGGGCTACATCCGGGGGCATGTCGGAGTCGTCGAGTCCCGCCAACCCGCAGCGGTGCTGCCGGACACCAACGCCCACTTCCTGGGCGAGAACCCGCAACACGTCTATTCGGTGCGGTTCGACTCACGCGAACTGTGGGGCGCGGACGCCGACCCCTTCGCGCTCACCGTAGAGCTGTACGAGAGCTATCTGGAGACCATCTCATGA
- the nthA gene encoding nitrile hydratase subunit alpha: MTPTGPDAPLPVALRAEALEQLLTERGLIDPKVMNGIITNYESNVGPLNGAKVVARAWTDPEYRRRLLDDGTAAIKELGFSGTQGEHIVVVENTATTHNVVVCTLCSCYPWPVLGLPPSWYKDPAYRSRVVAQPRTVLSEMGLDLADDVRIIVRDSTSEVRWLVLPERPAGTEHLSEAELASLVTRDAMVGVAKVEAP; encoded by the coding sequence ATGACCCCGACCGGACCGGACGCACCCCTTCCCGTCGCCCTCCGCGCCGAGGCGCTCGAGCAGCTGCTCACCGAGCGCGGCCTGATCGACCCGAAGGTGATGAACGGGATCATCACCAACTACGAGAGCAACGTCGGCCCGCTCAACGGCGCCAAGGTCGTCGCCAGGGCGTGGACGGACCCGGAATACCGGCGGCGGCTGCTCGACGACGGCACCGCCGCCATCAAGGAGCTGGGCTTCTCGGGTACGCAGGGCGAGCACATCGTCGTCGTGGAGAACACCGCGACCACCCACAACGTGGTGGTGTGCACCCTGTGCTCCTGCTATCCGTGGCCGGTGCTCGGACTGCCGCCGAGCTGGTACAAGGATCCCGCCTACCGCTCCCGAGTCGTGGCGCAGCCGCGCACGGTGCTGTCCGAGATGGGACTGGACCTCGCCGACGACGTGCGGATCATCGTCCGCGACTCGACCAGTGAGGTCCGCTGGCTGGTGCTGCCCGAACGGCCGGCGGGCACCGAGCACCTGTCCGAGGCGGAACTCGCGTCGCTGGTGACCCGGGACGCGATGGTCGGCGTGGCGAAGGTCGAGGCGCCGTGA
- a CDS encoding nitrile hydratase accessory protein, which produces MTAPLEIEGPAAPPRSNGELVFAEPWESRAFGMAVALYEAGAFTWPQFRSELIARIAAWEISGAADEPYNYYRLWLAALEEVLAGLCAVSTDEVTTRARALAGRPEGHDHRH; this is translated from the coding sequence GTGACCGCGCCGCTGGAGATCGAGGGACCGGCCGCACCTCCGCGGTCCAACGGCGAACTGGTGTTCGCCGAGCCGTGGGAGAGCCGCGCCTTCGGCATGGCTGTCGCCCTCTACGAGGCAGGCGCGTTCACCTGGCCGCAGTTCCGGTCCGAGCTGATCGCCCGGATCGCCGCCTGGGAAATCTCGGGGGCCGCGGACGAGCCGTACAACTACTACCGGCTCTGGCTGGCGGCGCTGGAAGAGGTGCTCGCCGGCCTGTGCGCCGTGTCCACCGACGAGGTCACCACACGCGCCCGAGCCCTGGCCGGACGTCCCGAGGGACACGACCACCGGCACTGA
- a CDS encoding MFS transporter — protein sequence MAIPESPGNLGLPTLPAASAAVPEQPQDPAARRHALRVLALSSLGVFVVFLDTTIVNVAFETIGRGFRTTTEHLSWVLNIYSLVFAAALIPAGRLADRYGRKRVFLIGMTGFAVTSALCGLAVNVPVLIIARALQAAFAALAIPASLALVLPEFPASRRSVAIGTWGTMGAAAAAVGPTLGALLVQYASWRWIFLVNVPICALVLVVGLRLLRETREPGARGIPDPVGAVLIAAVPAALSLAIVEGPSWGWSDPRVIAAFVVATALFPVFLWRTRAAARPVMDLALFKVRQFRLVNAASLVFSVAFYGVILSNIVFLQTVWHYPVLTAALAAAPSPILTMIVARPASRLAHTYGHRIVLLAGAVLFAAAQGMLALTISSEPHWAVLWLPAMVVTGTGIGMSLPVQSGASAKSLPPARFAVGSAINQSFRQLGAVLGVSIFAAVAGTPGAGATPDAFHHVWWIFGALALAGGLLVWLPPLRRTAAA from the coding sequence ATGGCCATCCCCGAGAGCCCGGGAAATCTGGGCCTACCGACCCTGCCGGCGGCATCGGCCGCGGTCCCGGAGCAACCCCAGGACCCCGCGGCGCGCCGGCACGCGCTGCGTGTGCTCGCCCTGAGCAGCCTCGGCGTGTTCGTGGTGTTCCTCGACACCACGATCGTGAACGTCGCCTTCGAGACGATCGGCCGCGGCTTCCGGACCACCACCGAGCACCTGAGCTGGGTGCTGAACATCTACAGCCTGGTCTTCGCCGCGGCGCTGATCCCCGCCGGCCGCCTCGCCGACCGCTACGGCCGCAAGCGAGTCTTCCTCATCGGGATGACGGGCTTCGCCGTGACGAGCGCGCTGTGCGGCCTGGCCGTGAACGTGCCGGTGCTCATCATCGCCCGTGCGCTGCAGGCGGCCTTCGCCGCGTTGGCCATTCCGGCCTCGCTGGCGCTGGTGCTGCCCGAATTCCCGGCTTCCCGCCGCTCCGTCGCCATCGGCACCTGGGGCACGATGGGCGCGGCCGCCGCGGCGGTCGGTCCCACACTGGGGGCCCTGCTCGTCCAGTACGCCTCGTGGCGCTGGATCTTCCTGGTGAACGTGCCGATCTGCGCGCTGGTCCTCGTTGTCGGGCTGCGGCTGCTGCGTGAGACCCGCGAGCCGGGCGCCCGGGGGATACCCGACCCGGTCGGGGCGGTGCTGATCGCGGCGGTGCCCGCCGCGCTGAGCCTGGCCATCGTCGAGGGCCCGAGCTGGGGCTGGTCCGACCCCCGGGTGATCGCCGCCTTCGTCGTCGCCACGGCGCTGTTCCCGGTCTTCCTGTGGCGCACCCGGGCCGCCGCCCGGCCCGTGATGGACCTGGCCCTGTTCAAGGTCCGTCAGTTCCGGCTGGTCAACGCGGCGTCGCTGGTGTTCTCCGTCGCGTTCTACGGTGTGATCCTGAGCAACATCGTCTTCCTGCAGACGGTGTGGCACTACCCGGTGCTGACCGCCGCACTGGCCGCCGCTCCCAGCCCGATCCTGACGATGATCGTCGCCCGCCCCGCCAGCCGGCTGGCGCACACCTACGGGCACCGGATCGTGCTCCTCGCCGGGGCCGTCCTTTTCGCGGCGGCCCAGGGCATGCTCGCGTTGACGATCTCGAGCGAGCCGCACTGGGCCGTCCTCTGGTTGCCCGCCATGGTGGTCACGGGGACCGGCATCGGGATGTCGCTGCCCGTGCAGTCCGGCGCTTCCGCGAAGTCGCTGCCGCCGGCCCGGTTCGCGGTCGGCTCGGCGATCAACCAGAGCTTCCGCCAACTCGGCGCCGTCCTCGGCGTCAGCATCTTCGCCGCCGTGGCGGGGACGCCGGGAGCCGGTGCGACGCCCGACGCCTTCCACCACGTCTGGTGGATCTTCGGTGCTCTGGCCCTGGCCGGTGGGCTGCTCGTGTGGCTCCCGCCCCTGCGCCGCACGGCAGCCGCCTAG
- a CDS encoding aldehyde dehydrogenase family protein translates to MASAIADIVSADALDFAADGAFDVVNPATGEVFAQAPQIGDKALDSVFATAQNAFQHWRRDEGARRAALRAAADAVEQRAGELAPVLTAEQGKPINEAAEEVWAAAAWLRYYADLEVPREVIQDDAEAYQEVVRRPLGVVAAITPWNFPLALAAWKIAPALRAGNTIVLKPSPFTPLATLALGQALRGVFPDGVLSVVTGRDPLGAAMVAHPVPRKVSFTGSTATGKKVAASAADDLKRVTLELGGNDPAIVLPDVDVAEIAPQLFWGAFRNNGQVCLAVKRVYAHESIHADLVEALAGIAASIKVDDGTVDGAQLGPINNRPQFDRVTTLVSDALHHGARAVTGGAPLDRPGYFYAPTILDGVDDGIRIVDEEQFGPVLPVLSYRDEADAVARANRTNYGLTASVWSGDPDRALTLAADIDSGQVSINSHGAGVRPHLPFGGHKWSGLGVENGPWGLYGFTELQVIAGPPRRK, encoded by the coding sequence ATGGCCTCCGCCATCGCCGACATCGTGTCCGCGGACGCGCTCGACTTCGCCGCCGACGGCGCCTTCGACGTCGTCAACCCCGCCACCGGGGAGGTGTTCGCGCAGGCGCCCCAGATCGGCGACAAGGCGTTGGATTCCGTCTTCGCCACGGCGCAGAACGCCTTCCAGCACTGGCGGCGGGACGAGGGCGCGCGGCGCGCGGCCCTGCGTGCGGCCGCCGACGCCGTCGAGCAGCGGGCCGGCGAGCTGGCGCCCGTGCTCACCGCGGAGCAGGGCAAGCCGATCAACGAAGCGGCGGAGGAGGTCTGGGCGGCCGCGGCCTGGCTGCGCTACTACGCCGACCTCGAGGTGCCGCGGGAGGTGATCCAGGACGACGCCGAGGCGTACCAGGAGGTGGTCCGCCGGCCGCTGGGCGTCGTCGCCGCCATCACCCCGTGGAACTTCCCGCTCGCCCTGGCCGCCTGGAAGATCGCGCCGGCCCTGCGCGCCGGCAACACGATCGTCCTCAAGCCTTCTCCGTTCACGCCGCTGGCCACGCTGGCCCTGGGCCAGGCGCTGCGCGGGGTGTTCCCGGACGGGGTGCTCAGCGTCGTCACGGGCCGGGACCCGCTCGGCGCCGCGATGGTGGCGCATCCGGTGCCCCGCAAGGTCAGCTTCACCGGTTCCACCGCGACGGGCAAGAAGGTGGCCGCCTCCGCCGCCGACGACCTGAAGCGGGTGACGCTGGAGCTCGGCGGCAACGATCCCGCGATCGTGTTGCCCGACGTCGACGTGGCCGAGATCGCGCCGCAGCTTTTCTGGGGCGCGTTCCGCAACAACGGCCAGGTCTGCCTGGCCGTGAAACGGGTCTACGCCCACGAGAGCATCCACGCCGATCTGGTGGAGGCCCTCGCCGGCATCGCCGCGTCGATCAAGGTCGACGACGGGACGGTGGACGGCGCACAGCTCGGTCCGATCAACAACCGTCCGCAGTTCGACCGCGTGACCACTCTCGTCTCCGACGCCCTGCACCACGGCGCCCGCGCCGTCACCGGCGGCGCTCCGCTCGACCGCCCCGGCTACTTCTACGCCCCCACCATCCTCGACGGTGTCGACGACGGCATCCGCATCGTCGACGAGGAGCAGTTCGGCCCCGTGCTGCCGGTTCTCTCCTACCGTGACGAAGCCGACGCCGTCGCCCGCGCCAACCGGACCAACTACGGCCTCACCGCGTCCGTCTGGTCCGGCGACCCCGACCGCGCCCTGACCCTGGCCGCCGACATCGACAGCGGCCAGGTGTCCATCAACAGCCATGGCGCCGGCGTGCGGCCGCACCTGCCCTTCGGCGGGCACAAGTGGAGCGGGCTCGGCGTCGAGAACGGCCCGTGGGGGCTGTACGGCTTCACCGAGCTCCAGGTCATCGCCGGCCCGCCGCGCCGGAAGTGA
- a CDS encoding NAD(P)-dependent alcohol dehydrogenase codes for MTTTRAAVLRSFDQGFSLEEITLADLRPDEVLVEIAGVGMCHTDLILRDPAMAAALAPVVLGHEGSGIVTAVGAAVSGVRTGDHVVLSFASCGTCRECLLGAPAYCEEFTVRNVSGGYPDGSTGATDSAGGPVRNRWFGQSSFARHAVASERDVVVVDPELPLELLGPLGCGMQTGAGAVLNEMRLAPGQSIAVFGAGAVGLAAVMAAKLAGARDIVVVDLLESRLDVAKELGATRIVRGGDGDITAEVAGMDFSFETTAVEKVIGDAIAVLGRRGKAVLAGVGPGLLTVPPSKLAGRTVTYVLEGSAVPKVFIPRLIGFWRDGRFPFDRLIRTYPLAGIDAAEADSLSGATIKPVLLP; via the coding sequence GTGACGACAACCCGGGCGGCGGTGCTCCGCTCCTTCGACCAGGGCTTTTCCCTGGAGGAGATCACTCTCGCCGACCTCCGGCCGGACGAGGTGCTGGTGGAGATCGCCGGCGTCGGCATGTGCCACACCGACCTAATCCTGCGCGACCCGGCGATGGCCGCGGCGCTGGCGCCGGTGGTGCTGGGGCATGAGGGCAGCGGCATCGTGACGGCGGTCGGCGCGGCGGTCAGCGGCGTACGGACCGGCGACCACGTGGTGCTGAGCTTCGCCTCCTGCGGGACGTGCCGCGAATGCCTGCTGGGAGCCCCCGCGTACTGCGAGGAGTTCACCGTACGGAACGTCAGCGGCGGCTATCCCGATGGCAGCACCGGCGCGACCGACAGCGCGGGTGGCCCGGTGCGCAATCGGTGGTTCGGCCAGTCCTCCTTCGCCCGGCACGCGGTGGCCTCGGAACGGGACGTCGTCGTGGTCGATCCCGAGCTCCCGCTGGAACTGCTGGGCCCACTGGGCTGCGGCATGCAGACCGGCGCCGGTGCCGTGCTCAACGAGATGCGGCTCGCCCCGGGGCAGTCGATCGCCGTCTTCGGCGCGGGCGCGGTGGGGCTCGCGGCGGTGATGGCGGCCAAGCTCGCCGGGGCGCGCGACATCGTCGTGGTCGATCTCCTCGAATCCCGCCTGGACGTGGCGAAGGAGCTGGGCGCCACCCGCATCGTCCGGGGTGGCGACGGCGACATCACCGCCGAGGTGGCGGGAATGGACTTCAGCTTCGAGACGACGGCGGTCGAGAAGGTCATCGGCGACGCGATCGCGGTGCTCGGGCGGCGCGGCAAGGCGGTCCTGGCCGGCGTCGGCCCCGGGCTGCTGACGGTGCCGCCGTCGAAGCTGGCCGGGCGGACGGTCACCTACGTCCTCGAAGGCAGCGCGGTGCCGAAGGTCTTCATCCCGCGGCTGATCGGGTTCTGGCGGGACGGCCGGTTCCCGTTCGACCGGCTCATCCGCACCTACCCGCTGGCCGGCATCGACGCGGCCGAGGCGGACTCACTTTCCGGCGCGACGATCAAACCCGTTCTGTTGCCCTGA
- a CDS encoding Crp/Fnr family transcriptional regulator encodes MIPARGSLLSYLSEADRKHLLTGGVRRVFAADEVLIREDDPSDFLHVIVAGWVRVSTLLADGRELVYALRGPGDVLGELAALHGWERTASVRSLEPTTVVQLTAAQFQACLRTRPEIAIAVIKSLAVRLREAEQARVGSVELDISHRLARHLAVLMSERGRPTADGIAIDTPFTQEEIASQLGASRRAVARAMAMLRARGVLTTGRRRIVVGRPDVLRSLARM; translated from the coding sequence ATGATTCCGGCCCGGGGGAGCCTGCTGTCCTACCTGTCCGAAGCCGACCGGAAGCACCTGCTCACCGGCGGGGTGCGGCGGGTGTTCGCGGCCGACGAGGTGCTGATCCGGGAGGACGACCCGTCGGACTTCCTGCACGTGATCGTGGCGGGCTGGGTCCGGGTGTCGACGCTGCTGGCGGACGGGCGCGAGCTGGTCTACGCCTTGAGAGGCCCGGGTGACGTGCTGGGGGAGTTGGCCGCGCTGCACGGCTGGGAGCGCACGGCGTCGGTGCGGAGCCTGGAGCCGACGACGGTGGTGCAGCTGACCGCCGCCCAGTTCCAGGCGTGCCTGCGAACCCGGCCGGAGATCGCCATCGCGGTGATCAAGTCGCTGGCCGTGCGGCTGCGTGAGGCGGAACAGGCCCGTGTCGGCTCGGTGGAGCTGGACATCAGCCACCGCCTGGCCCGCCACCTGGCCGTCCTGATGTCCGAACGCGGCCGTCCCACGGCCGACGGCATCGCCATCGACACGCCCTTCACGCAGGAGGAGATCGCCAGCCAGCTCGGTGCCTCCCGACGGGCCGTCGCCCGCGCGATGGCGATGCTGCGGGCCCGCGGCGTGCTGACCACCGGTCGCCGCCGCATCGTCGTCGGCCGGCCGGACGTGCTGAGGTCGCTGGCCCGCATGTGA
- a CDS encoding SMODS-associated NUDIX domain-containing protein produces MFWQRRARPVRVCCAAVLRVREDDRIVLVESKTRPGAFAPPGGVIRYAGPAADVLGRLGFAGDNDHHLRGSLPTRSVEGFVRWFSSGAYREDGEECLRRVLAEVLAELGVPGQNLSFDRLRTEVECSTLELRGFEFYDLVSPVRDRLLALAADPRVHTVLSASAQEVARGRVGTALVAPHAAHLLGNPVSP; encoded by the coding sequence GTGTTCTGGCAACGACGGGCGCGGCCGGTCCGGGTGTGCTGCGCGGCGGTGCTACGGGTCCGTGAGGACGACCGGATCGTGCTGGTGGAGTCGAAGACCCGGCCGGGGGCGTTCGCGCCACCCGGGGGCGTGATCCGGTACGCGGGGCCGGCGGCGGATGTGCTGGGGCGGTTGGGCTTCGCCGGCGACAACGACCATCACCTGCGTGGGTCCCTGCCGACGCGATCGGTCGAGGGCTTCGTGCGGTGGTTCTCCAGCGGGGCGTACCGCGAGGACGGGGAGGAGTGCCTGCGGCGCGTGCTCGCCGAGGTTCTGGCCGAGCTCGGGGTGCCCGGCCAGAACCTGAGCTTCGATCGGTTACGGACGGAGGTCGAGTGCTCGACGCTGGAGCTGCGGGGCTTCGAGTTCTACGACCTGGTGAGCCCGGTGCGGGACCGACTCCTCGCGCTGGCGGCGGATCCCCGTGTGCACACGGTGTTGTCCGCGAGCGCGCAGGAGGTGGCCCGGGGCCGTGTCGGCACGGCGTTGGTCGCGCCGCACGCCGCCCACCTGCTCGGCAATCCGGTCAGCCCCTGA
- a CDS encoding STAS domain-containing protein produces the protein MRISSEGTETVVLAVSGEVDLGTAPSLEEAVTTAVATAGAHAVRIDLADVSFMDSTGLRVLLSGRQAAEQRGIAFSVANPQPHLLKVMRVTGIDGLLGLS, from the coding sequence GTGCGAATCAGCAGCGAAGGAACGGAGACCGTGGTCCTCGCCGTCTCCGGCGAGGTGGACCTGGGCACCGCGCCGAGTCTCGAGGAGGCCGTGACCACGGCCGTGGCGACCGCGGGCGCGCACGCCGTGAGAATCGATCTCGCCGACGTCTCCTTCATGGACTCCACCGGCCTGCGTGTGCTGCTGTCCGGTCGCCAGGCCGCCGAGCAGCGCGGCATCGCCTTCAGCGTGGCCAACCCCCAGCCGCACCTGCTCAAGGTGATGCGCGTCACCGGCATCGACGGCCTGCTCGGACTGTCCTAA
- a CDS encoding SRPBCC family protein — protein METFVASTTFPYPINDVFGWHERPGAMRRLTPPWEPMRIVAEAPNLTEGSRAVMELDVPGPVRPRWVARHTGYRPPYEFVDVQEHGPFRAWTHRHRFFEVPTGTKLVDEISYDLPLSAFVAPFVEVRLHRMFAYRHRQLAGDLDLHARLDGPRMAVSVTGRDQPVVEAFKALLTTGGHRIVTHGDAGVDLTTGVVTVGDRTARVSYPSGGLVRRRVPLLASGDRLVNWISLDDLVGVFLFAVLTDVHGDIDAVSPNPLPRADFTAHLPAAHAPDRIATPPVGHVFRHPDLDAAVRHVLGRK, from the coding sequence ATGGAGACGTTCGTGGCCAGCACGACCTTCCCGTATCCGATCAACGACGTCTTCGGCTGGCACGAGCGACCGGGGGCGATGCGGCGGCTGACGCCGCCGTGGGAGCCGATGCGCATCGTGGCGGAGGCGCCGAACCTCACCGAGGGATCACGGGCCGTGATGGAGCTGGACGTGCCCGGGCCGGTGCGGCCGCGCTGGGTGGCGCGGCACACCGGCTACCGGCCGCCGTACGAGTTCGTGGACGTGCAGGAACACGGACCGTTCAGGGCATGGACGCACCGTCACCGGTTCTTCGAGGTGCCGACCGGCACCAAGCTCGTCGACGAGATCAGCTACGACCTGCCGCTCAGCGCCTTCGTGGCGCCATTCGTCGAGGTCAGGCTGCATCGGATGTTCGCGTACCGGCACCGCCAGCTGGCCGGCGATCTCGACCTGCACGCCCGCCTCGACGGTCCACGGATGGCCGTCTCGGTGACTGGACGTGACCAACCTGTCGTGGAGGCGTTCAAGGCCCTGTTGACCACCGGTGGGCACCGAATCGTCACCCATGGCGACGCCGGCGTCGACCTCACCACCGGCGTGGTCACGGTCGGCGACCGGACGGCTCGGGTCAGCTATCCCAGCGGCGGTCTGGTGCGCCGCCGGGTGCCGCTGCTGGCCTCGGGCGACCGCCTGGTGAACTGGATCTCACTGGACGATCTGGTCGGCGTCTTCCTGTTCGCCGTCCTCACCGACGTGCACGGTGACATCGACGCCGTGTCGCCGAATCCCTTGCCCCGCGCGGACTTCACCGCCCACCTGCCCGCCGCGCACGCCCCGGACCGGATCGCCACGCCACCGGTCGGGCACGTGTTCCGACACCCCGATCTGGACGCGGCGGTGCGCCACGTGCTCGGACGCAAGTAG
- a CDS encoding S-adenosylmethionine:tRNA ribosyltransferase-isomerase, producing MTATVDFTLPAELEAHEPPEARGLARDDVRLLVGRRASGEISHHRFGELPTLLTPGDVLVVNTSATLPAAVPVLNADLRLHVSTKQPDGSWLIELRTAGGPFRDAVAGQRYELPGGASVTLLEPYSRGRLWTAAFDVPSVPRYLLEHGVPIRYGYVPRQWPLPYYQTVFAEHPGSAEMPSAARPFTDRIVTRLVSAGIQFAPILLHTGVASPEAHERPYPERFSVSATTARIVNQAREAGNRIIGIGTTAVRALESAIEGDRVVPAKGWTDLVITPERGVRVVDGLLTGFHEPMASHLDMLAAIADEPLLMACYAEAVRGGYLWHEFGDVNLLLP from the coding sequence ATGACTGCGACAGTGGATTTCACGCTGCCGGCCGAACTGGAGGCGCACGAGCCGCCGGAGGCCCGGGGGCTGGCCCGCGACGACGTTCGGCTGCTGGTCGGCCGGCGGGCGTCCGGCGAGATCAGCCACCACCGGTTCGGCGAGCTGCCGACCCTGCTGACGCCGGGTGACGTGCTCGTCGTCAACACCTCGGCGACGCTGCCGGCGGCGGTGCCGGTGCTGAACGCGGACCTTCGGCTGCACGTGTCGACCAAGCAGCCCGACGGCAGCTGGCTGATCGAGCTGCGCACCGCCGGCGGGCCGTTCCGGGATGCCGTCGCCGGCCAGCGGTACGAGCTGCCCGGCGGCGCTTCGGTCACGCTGCTGGAGCCGTACTCCCGGGGCCGCCTGTGGACGGCGGCGTTCGATGTTCCTTCCGTGCCAAGGTATCTGTTGGAGCACGGCGTGCCGATCCGGTACGGCTACGTGCCGCGCCAGTGGCCGTTGCCGTACTACCAAACGGTTTTCGCCGAACACCCCGGCAGCGCGGAGATGCCGAGCGCGGCCCGGCCGTTCACCGACCGGATCGTCACGCGGCTGGTGTCCGCCGGCATCCAGTTCGCGCCGATCCTGCTGCACACCGGCGTCGCCTCGCCCGAGGCGCACGAACGTCCTTACCCGGAGCGGTTTTCCGTGTCGGCGACGACCGCGCGGATCGTCAACCAGGCGCGGGAGGCCGGCAACCGGATCATCGGCATCGGCACGACCGCGGTGCGGGCGCTGGAGAGCGCCATCGAGGGCGACCGCGTCGTGCCGGCCAAGGGCTGGACCGATCTGGTGATCACGCCGGAGCGGGGCGTGCGGGTGGTGGACGGGCTGCTCACCGGCTTCCACGAGCCGATGGCCTCGCACCTGGACATGCTGGCCGCGATCGCCGACGAGCCGCTGCTGATGGCCTGCTACGCCGAGGCGGTGCGGGGCGGCTACCTGTGGCACGAGTTCGGCGATGTGAACCTGCTCCTGCCGTAG
- a CDS encoding VOC family protein has product MRPVALWLPYQVDDLKAATEFYTVRLGLSEVDRFDGGVVLRAADGAYVELATPGSPGPAPLAFELATDGEVEAAYTALRPRSDELVRGPGRYPRGHYGFEVRGPAGATVMIWSER; this is encoded by the coding sequence GTGAGACCGGTCGCGCTGTGGCTGCCGTACCAGGTCGACGACCTCAAGGCGGCGACGGAGTTCTACACGGTCCGACTTGGACTGTCCGAAGTGGATCGATTTGACGGCGGGGTCGTGCTGCGAGCCGCCGACGGCGCGTACGTGGAGCTGGCCACGCCCGGCTCGCCGGGGCCCGCGCCGCTGGCGTTCGAGCTGGCCACCGACGGCGAGGTGGAGGCGGCGTACACGGCGCTGCGACCTCGGTCCGACGAGCTGGTGCGCGGGCCGGGCCGCTATCCCCGGGGCCACTACGGCTTCGAGGTGCGCGGCCCGGCGGGGGCGACCGTGATGATCTGGAGTGAGCGATGA
- a CDS encoding SDR family NAD(P)-dependent oxidoreductase — MTSRNDTEEVTGMPVAIITGASRGLGLALAHGLSDAGWGLVLDARGAEDLRTAADQLDGPVRAIPGDITDPDHRAELVEAATELGGLDLLVNNAGVLGPSPLPALAEFPLDRLREVYEVNVLAQLALTQQALPTLLARDGAVVFVTSDAAVEPYPGWGGYGSAKAALEQIGKVLAVEAPALRVWVVDPGDLRTKMHQDAFPGEDISDRQLPEAVVPAYVKLVTERPESGRVRL; from the coding sequence ATGACGAGCAGAAACGACACCGAGGAGGTGACGGGGATGCCCGTCGCGATCATCACCGGCGCGTCCCGCGGGCTGGGGCTCGCGCTGGCCCACGGCCTGTCCGACGCCGGCTGGGGCCTGGTCCTCGACGCCAGGGGGGCCGAGGACCTGCGCACCGCCGCCGACCAGCTGGACGGGCCGGTCCGGGCGATCCCGGGCGACATCACCGACCCCGACCACCGGGCCGAGCTGGTCGAGGCCGCCACCGAGCTCGGCGGCCTCGACCTGCTGGTCAACAACGCCGGTGTGCTGGGGCCGAGCCCGCTGCCGGCGCTCGCGGAGTTCCCGCTGGACCGGCTGCGCGAGGTGTACGAGGTGAACGTGCTGGCGCAGCTCGCGCTGACCCAGCAGGCGCTGCCGACGCTGCTGGCGCGGGACGGCGCGGTCGTGTTCGTCACGTCCGACGCCGCCGTCGAACCGTATCCCGGGTGGGGTGGGTACGGCTCGGCCAAGGCCGCGCTGGAGCAGATCGGCAAGGTGCTGGCCGTGGAGGCGCCCGCGCTGCGGGTGTGGGTGGTCGACCCGGGCGACCTGCGCACGAAGATGCACCAGGACGCGTTTCCCGGCGAGGACATCAGCGACCGCCAGCTGCCGGAGGCCGTGGTGCCGGCGTACGTGAAGCTGGTCACCGAACGGCCGGAGTCGGGCCGGGTCCGGCTGTGA